From the Solanum lycopersicum chromosome 10, SLM_r2.1 genome, one window contains:
- the LOC101261970 gene encoding uncharacterized protein, with product MVTSWILNYLSKDIADSVEYVCDAAELWKELEDRYDQTNGAKLFQIRKEINDLNQGILDVTVCYTKMKILWEELSNLNIKNHCSCVCNCGGKDTLHKAEQDRRLIQFLMGLNEVYTVIRGSILMMNPSPSMAQSFALLVQEEKQREFKPQSQISAEGSSMNSSVNARSSSSFMNASSSNSLTGRPFGTNYSSNNQSAKNRSRPFCSYCRKSGYTNTQNQRESINNQNHRFTKGKGVEANVFADDPNIGTDESPYASLTSEQCGQLISLLQHLQLGKTGDRNTDEKITCGAANFAGPFTKEASGDW from the exons ATGGTCACATCATGGATTCTTAATTATCTTAGCAAGGATATTGCAGACAGTGTAGAATATGTTTGTGATGCTGCAGAGTTGTGGAAGGAGTTGGAGGATCGTTATGATCAAACGAATGGGGCTAAGCTTTTTCAGATTCGAAAGGAGATCAATGATCTCAATCAAGGTATACTTGATGTTACTGTGTGTTACACTAAAATGAAGATACTCTGGGAGGAGTTGAGTAATTTGAACATTAAAAATCATTGCAGTTGTGTATGTAATTGTGGGGGAAAAGACACTTTGCATAAGGCAGAACAGGACAGAAGGTTAATTCAATTCTTAATGGGGCTGAATGAAGTCTACACAGTCATTAGAGGTAGTATACTAATGATGAATCCTTCACCATCTATGGCTCAGTCTTTTGCCTTGttagttcaagaagagaaacaACGAGAATTCAAGCCCCAAAGTCAGATATCCGCTGAAGGAAGTTCAATGAACTCTTCTGTGAATGCTAGATCATCAAGTTCTTTTATGAATGCTAGCTCATCAAATTCTTTGACTGGAAGACCATTCGGAACAAATTACTCATCTAATAATCAATCTGCAAAAAATAGATCTAGGCCTTTTTGTAGTTATTGCAGGAAATCAGG ATACACCAATACTCAAAATCAAAGGGAATCAATCAACAATCAAAACCACAGATTTACTAAGGGTAAAGGAGTAGAAGCTAATGTTTTTGCTGATGATCCTAACATAGGAACTGATGAATCTCCATATGCCAGTCTCACTAGTGAACAATGTGGTCAGCTTATTAGCCTATTGCAACATTTACAGTTGGGGAAAACAGGAGATAGAAACACTGATGAGAAGATAACATGTGGAGCTGCAAACTTTGCAG GGCCCTTCACTAAAGAGGCCTCTGGAGATTGGTAG